TCTATCCGGGCCAGCTGATGATCGAGCTCACCGAGCGCAAGGCGTTCGCGCTGTGGCAGGAGGCCGGCCGGCTCTCGGTCATCGCCGACGACGGCGCCGTGCTCGAGCCCTACGTCTCGCGCCGGTTCCTGTCGTTGCCGCTCGTGGTCGGCAAGGGCGCCGAAACCCAGGCCCGTGATTTCCTCGCGCTGCTGGCGCGCTATCCGCAGGTGAATGCGGTGACGAAGGCAGCGATCTTCGTCGGCGAGCGGCGCTGGAATCTGAGACTCAAGGACGGCCTCGACATCCGCCTGCCCGAGCAGGACGTCGGCAACGCACTTGCGATGCTGTCCAGGCTCGACAAGGAGGACCGGCTGTTCTCCCGCGACATCGTCGCCGTCGACATGCGCCTGGCCGATCGGTTGGTGGTGCAGCTGTCCGAGGACGCCGCCAAGGCGCGCGAGGATCTGTTCAAGGACAAGAAGAAAAAGAAGGCCGGGGATTCCGCATGACCGGTCTTGATCGCACCCAGACGCCGAAGACACGCCCGATGCCGCACAAGCGCGGCGGCCTCGTCGCCTGCCTCGACATCGGCACCAGCAAGATCGCCTGCATGATCGCGCGGCTGAAGCCGTCGCCGCCGAGCGATGCGCTGCGCGGCCGCACCCACGCGGTGGAATTGATCGGTTACAGCCAGATCCAGTCGCGGGGCATGAAGGCCGGCGCGGTGATCGATCTCGGTGAATGCGAGCAGGCGGTGCGCCAGGCCGTCGGGCTTGCCGAGAAGATGGCCAAGGTGCGGGTCGAATCCGTGCTGCTCTCGGTCTCCGGCGGCAGGCTGTCCGGCCAACTGGTCGAAGCCGCCGCCGACATCCGTGGTGGCGCCGTGACCCAGGCCGATGTCAGCCGCGTCACCTCCACCGGCATGCGTCACGCCACCGGCGAAGGCCGCACCGTGCTGCACGCGCTGCCGGTCGGCTACACGCTCGACGGCGTCAAGGGCATCCGCGACCCCCGCGGCATGGTCGCCCATCAGTTCGGCATCGACATGAACGTCGTGACTTGCGACGCCACGGTGGCGCGGAACCTCATGCTGGCGGTGGAGCGCTGCCACATCAATGTCGAAGCCATGGCCGCGAGCCCCTATGTGGCCGGCTTGTCGGTGCTGACCGACGATGAGGCCGATCTGGGCGCCGCCGTCGTCGAGATGGGCGCGGGCACCACCACGATTGCCGTTTATTCAGGCGGCCGTTTCGTGCACGCGGCCGGTTTTGCGGTCGGCGGGCAACACATCACGATGGATCTGGCGCGCGGACTCTCGGCGACCATTGCCGATGCCGAGCGAATCAAGACGTTATACGGGACCGTCATCACCGGCGGATCGGACTCGCGTGAGCTGATGTCTGTGCCGACAGCCGGTGACGAGCAGGATCTGCCGCAGATCGTCTCCCGCGCCACCATCGCCAACATCGTCAAGCACCGTGCCGAGGAAGTCTTCGAAATGGTTCGGGACAAGCTGAAGGATTCGCCCTTCGCCGCAGAGCCCAACGGCCGCGTCGTGCTTTCGGGCGGCGCCTCGCAGCTCACCGGCCTCGTCGAACTCGGTACCCAGATTCTCGGCCGGCCCGTGCGGGTCGGACGTCCGCTCGGCTTTGGCCGGCTGCCGAACGAGGCGAAGAACGCCGCGTTCGCGGTGCCGGCCGGACTCCTCGTCTACCCGCAATATGTTCACCTCGAACATGTCGAACCGCGGCATACGCGGCAGCAGGTCAGGACAGGGACGGGCGGTTATTTCGGAAAGGTCGGACGATGGCTACGCGAGGGCTTCTGATGACTCCTTTCCGCAATTATCGATTTTCACCAACTCCCGCGGCCATTGGCCGGGGCGAACCCACGCGCGCGTGATCGAGAGGCAGCAACCATGACCATCAGCATCAACGTTCCTGATATTCACGAACTGAAGCCCCGGATCACCGTGTTCGGCGTCGGCGGCGCCGGTGGCAACGCCGTCAACAACATGATCACGGCGGGCCTTCAGGGCGTCGACTTCGTGGTCGCCAATACCGATGCGCAGGCGCTGACGATGTCGAAGGCGCAGCGCATCGTGCAGATGGGCACGGTGGTCACGCAGGGCCTCGGCGCAGGTTCGCAGCCGAACGTCGGCGCCACCGCGGCGGAAGAGGTGATCGACGAGCTGCGCGACCATCTCTCCGGCGCCAACATGGTGTTCGTCACCGCCGGCATGGGCGGCGGCACCGGCACGGGTGCTGCTCCCGTGATCGCCAGGATCGCGCGCGACATGGGCATCCTCACCGTCGGCGTCGTGACCAAGCCGTTCCACTTCGAAGGCGCCCGCCGCATGCGCACGGCGGAAGCCGGTATCGCCGAGCTGCATAAAGTGGTCGATACCCTGCTGATCATCCCGAACCAGAACCTGTTCCGGGTCGCCAACGAGAAGACCACCTTCGCCGACGCCTTCGCGATGGCCGACCAGGTGCTCTACTCCGGCGTTGCCTGCATCACGGACCTGATGGTCAAGGAAGGCCTGATCAATCTCGACTTCGCCGACGTGAGAGCGGTGATGAAGGAGATGGGCAAGGCGATGATGGGCACCGGCGAGGCCTCCGGCGACAAGCGCGCGCTGACCGCCGCTGAAGCCGCGATCGCCAACCCGCTGATCGACGATAGCTCGATGAAGGGCGCTAAGGGCCTCCTCATCTCCATCACTGGCGGCAAGGACCTCACTCTGTTCGAGGTCGACGAAGCCGCGACCCGCATCCGCGAGGAAGTCGACCAGGACGCCAACATCATCGTCGGCGCGACCTTCGACGAAGCGCTCGACGGCCTGATCCGCGTCTCCGTCGTTGCCACCGGCATCGAGCAGGCCGCGATCGCCCGCAACAGCCAGGCGACCTCCGCTCCCGTCGCGAACGCGGCCCCGCAGGCGCCCGCAGCGCCGGCCGTGGCTGCCGAGAGCCGTCTTGCCGACCTGACCGCGCGGCTCCGCGCCGACAATCAGCGCATGGCCGAGCGCGCCCAGAAGCTGGAAGCGCAGCTCCCGGCCGCAGCACAGGCTCCGGCCGCTGCCGCGCCGATGGCGCCCCGTCCGAACGTCGAGCGCGCCGCACTCGCCGCGATCGCCGCCGCCGTTGCGGAGGTTCCGCAGGCGCCGGCGCCGATGCAGACCTACGGCGACGTCACTGTGCGCCCGATCGCCCAGAAGCCGACCCTGTTTCCGGAGCCCGAGCAGGCCCCGGTCGCGATGCAGGAGCCGATGACGCCCGAGACCTTCATCCCGCCGCAGGCCGAGCGCCCGGTCCGCGCCCCGCGGATGCCCCGCATCGACGAGCTGCCGATGCCGGCCCAGGCTGAGCTTCGCCAGGCTCGCGGTGAGGTCGAGGAAGAGGCGCCGCAGAAGAGCCGCCTGTCGCTGCTCCAGCGCCTGGCCAATGTCGGCCTCGGTCGTCGCGACGAGGAAAGCGAGCCGCCGGTCGCGGCCCGCACCGCGGGTCCCGCAATGCCGCCGCTGCCCGAGCGCCGCCAGCAGAAGAGCGTGGCGCAGCAGATCGCGTCGAGCGAGCCGGTATCCGAGTATGCCCGTCGGCCCGCGCCGCAGGGCTTGGACATGCATGGCCGTCCCGCGCCTGTTGCGCCGGCGCCACAGGGCGACGACCATCTTGATATCCCGGCCTTCCTGCGACGTCAGGCGACCTGAGGATTGTTACAATAAGGCGGACCAAAAAAGGTCCCGGCAACAAGCTTGCCGGGACCTTTCCTTTTGTCCCGTGCATGCCCGGATTGCGCAGACAAACAACTGATTTTAAATCATTAATTACGTGTTCGGGTGTTCAGTAAAACTGCCGACGGCGGCCCCAAACCTCGGCGTAATTTGGTTAAGCCTTGGCGCGAATACGGCGGGTTTGGGGTAACAATCGGTAAAAAAGCGTGAGTTGGCGCTGTTTGAGGCAGTGACTATGGTTTGCCGTGACTTGGGGATACGGATTCGCAGCGTCGGCACTGACCGGCCAAGTGGGTCTAGTATAAGTCGCAGTGGGTCGTAGTGGGGCGGGTTCCTGATGAAATTTAGCCGGCAAACAACGCTTCGTGCGCAAGCCTCTGTGGCAGGCGTGGGCGTTCATTCCGGTCTTCCCGTCACCCTCACGCTGGGGCCTGCGCCTGTCGACGCAGGCCTTGTTTTTGTCCGGACGGGCCTCGAGGGAAGTGACCGCGAAGTTCAGGCGACCGCTGACCAGGTGATCGCGACCGATTTCGCCACCGTCCTCGGCGATCGCAACGGCCCGCTGGTCTCTACTGCCGAGCACGTGCTTGCTGCACTGCGGGGCATGGGTGTCGACAATGCCACCATCGAGATCGACGGCCCGGAAGTGCCGATCATGGACGGCAGCGCCGCGGCCTTCATTGCGGCGATCGACCAGGCCGGTATCGTGACCCAGCCGGCACAGCGCCGCTTCATTCAGGTTTTGAAGCCGATTTCGGTCAAGATCGGCGACTCCTTCGGCGAGATCAGGCCCTACGCCAACGGCTTCTCCGTCGAGGTCGAGATTGACTTCACCAATCCCGTCATCGGCCAGCAGGCTTACGCTTTCGAGCTCAACCCGGAACGTTTCCGCCGCGAAGTCGGCCGGGCCCGGACCTTCGGTCTGATGTCCGACGTCGCGCGGCTCTGGAGCGCGGGTTATGCCCTCGGCGCCTCCTTCGACAACACCGTCGTGTTCGACGAGGAGCGGCTGCTCAACACCGAGGGCCTGCGCTACGCCGATGAATGCGCCCGCCACAAGGTGCTGGACGTGATCGGCGATCTCTCGCTGGCCGGCCTGCCGCTGCTGGGCGCCTACCGCTCGGTGCGTGGCGGCCACAAGCTCAACCACGCCGTCCTGACCGCGTTGCTCGCCGACCGTACCGCCTGGCGGGTGGTCGAGGGCGAGGCGGCTCGCCGCACCACGCGTCCCCAGGGCGAAGTCGGTCGCGGCATCGTCGGCGGACGGATCGCCGCGGCCTACGGGCCGGACGTGTCCTGACGGCCT
The nucleotide sequence above comes from Bradyrhizobium sp. NDS-1. Encoded proteins:
- the ftsA gene encoding cell division protein FtsA, whose translation is MTGLDRTQTPKTRPMPHKRGGLVACLDIGTSKIACMIARLKPSPPSDALRGRTHAVELIGYSQIQSRGMKAGAVIDLGECEQAVRQAVGLAEKMAKVRVESVLLSVSGGRLSGQLVEAAADIRGGAVTQADVSRVTSTGMRHATGEGRTVLHALPVGYTLDGVKGIRDPRGMVAHQFGIDMNVVTCDATVARNLMLAVERCHINVEAMAASPYVAGLSVLTDDEADLGAAVVEMGAGTTTIAVYSGGRFVHAAGFAVGGQHITMDLARGLSATIADAERIKTLYGTVITGGSDSRELMSVPTAGDEQDLPQIVSRATIANIVKHRAEEVFEMVRDKLKDSPFAAEPNGRVVLSGGASQLTGLVELGTQILGRPVRVGRPLGFGRLPNEAKNAAFAVPAGLLVYPQYVHLEHVEPRHTRQQVRTGTGGYFGKVGRWLREGF
- the ftsZ gene encoding cell division protein FtsZ gives rise to the protein MTISINVPDIHELKPRITVFGVGGAGGNAVNNMITAGLQGVDFVVANTDAQALTMSKAQRIVQMGTVVTQGLGAGSQPNVGATAAEEVIDELRDHLSGANMVFVTAGMGGGTGTGAAPVIARIARDMGILTVGVVTKPFHFEGARRMRTAEAGIAELHKVVDTLLIIPNQNLFRVANEKTTFADAFAMADQVLYSGVACITDLMVKEGLINLDFADVRAVMKEMGKAMMGTGEASGDKRALTAAEAAIANPLIDDSSMKGAKGLLISITGGKDLTLFEVDEAATRIREEVDQDANIIVGATFDEALDGLIRVSVVATGIEQAAIARNSQATSAPVANAAPQAPAAPAVAAESRLADLTARLRADNQRMAERAQKLEAQLPAAAQAPAAAAPMAPRPNVERAALAAIAAAVAEVPQAPAPMQTYGDVTVRPIAQKPTLFPEPEQAPVAMQEPMTPETFIPPQAERPVRAPRMPRIDELPMPAQAELRQARGEVEEEAPQKSRLSLLQRLANVGLGRRDEESEPPVAARTAGPAMPPLPERRQQKSVAQQIASSEPVSEYARRPAPQGLDMHGRPAPVAPAPQGDDHLDIPAFLRRQAT
- the lpxC gene encoding UDP-3-O-acyl-N-acetylglucosamine deacetylase yields the protein MKFSRQTTLRAQASVAGVGVHSGLPVTLTLGPAPVDAGLVFVRTGLEGSDREVQATADQVIATDFATVLGDRNGPLVSTAEHVLAALRGMGVDNATIEIDGPEVPIMDGSAAAFIAAIDQAGIVTQPAQRRFIQVLKPISVKIGDSFGEIRPYANGFSVEVEIDFTNPVIGQQAYAFELNPERFRREVGRARTFGLMSDVARLWSAGYALGASFDNTVVFDEERLLNTEGLRYADECARHKVLDVIGDLSLAGLPLLGAYRSVRGGHKLNHAVLTALLADRTAWRVVEGEAARRTTRPQGEVGRGIVGGRIAAAYGPDVS